In Palaemon carinicauda isolate YSFRI2023 chromosome 32, ASM3689809v2, whole genome shotgun sequence, the genomic stretch catcttgcttttccaattagggttgtagcttggctaataataataataataataataataataataataataataataataataataataataataataatatttttccccttttggagcccttgggcttatagcatcttgcttttccaattagggttgtagcttggataataataataataataataataataataataataataataataataataataataataataatatttttccccttttggagcccttgggcttatagcatcttgcttttccaattagggttgtagcttggctaataataataataataataataataataataataataataataataataataataataataatatttttccccttttggagcccttgggcttatagcatcttgcttttccaactagggttgtagcttggataataataataataataataataataataataataataataataataataataataataataataatatttttccccttttggagcccttgggcttatagcatcttgcttttccaattagggttgtagcttggataataataataataataataataataataataataataataatatttttccccttttggagcccttgggcttatagcatcttgcttttccaattagggttgtagcttggataataataataataataataataataataataataataataataatatttttccccttttggagcccttgggcttatagcatcttgctttcccaactagggttgtagcttggctaataataataataataataataataataataataataataataataataatgatatttttcctcttttgcagcccttggtctcatagcatcttgcttttccaactagggttgtagcttggcttgtaataataataataataataataataataataataagaataataataataataataataataataataataataatatttttcccctattggagcccttgggcttacagcatcttgcttttccaactagggttgtagcttggctagtaataataataataataataataataataataataataataataataataataataataataatatttttccccttttggagcccttgggcttatagcatcttgcttttccaactagggttgtagcttggctagtaataataataataataataataataataataataataataataataataataatatttttccccttttggagcccttgggcttatagcatcttgcttttccaactagggttgtagcttggctagtaataataataataataataataataataataataataataataataataataatatttttccccttttggagcccttgggcttatagcatcttgcttttccaactagggttgtagcttggctaataataataataataataataataataataataatattttttcccttttggagcccttgagcttatagcatcttgcttttccaactagggttgtagcttggctagtaataataataataataataataataataataataataataataataataataataataataataataatattttttcccttttggagcccttgggcttatagcatcttgcttttccaactagggttgtagcttggctagtaataataataataataataataataataataataataataataataataataataataataataataataataataataatattttttcccttttggagcccttgggcttatagcatcttgcttttccaactagggttgtagcttggctagtaataataataataataataataatatttttccccttttggagcccttgggcttatagcatcttgcttttccaactagggttgtagcttggctagtaataataataataataataataataataataataataataataataataataataataataataataataatattttttcccttttggagcccttgggcttatagcatcttgcttttccaactagggttgtagcttggctaataataataataatgataataataataataataataataataataataataatgatatttttctccttttggagcccttgggcttatagcatcttgcttttccaactagggttgtagcttggctagtaataataataataataataataataataataataataataataataataatatttttcccctgtcggagcccttgggcttatagcatcttgcttttccaactagggttgtagcttggctagtaataataataataataataataataataataataataataataataataataataataataatatttttccccttttggagcccttgggcttatagcatcttgcttttccaactagggttgtagcttggctagtaataataataataataataataataataataataatatttttcccctgttggagcccttgggcttatagcatcttgcttttccaattagggttgtagcttggctagtaataataataataataataataataataataataataataataataataataataataataatatttttcccctgtcggagcccttgggcttatagcatcttgcttttccaattagggttgtagcttggctaataataataataatgataataataataataataataataataataataataataataataatatttttccccctttggagcccttgggcttatagcatcttgcttttccaactagggttgtagcttggcaagtaataataataataataataaaaataataataataataataataataataataataatatttttctcctttcagagcccttgggcttatagcatcttgcttttccaactagggttgtagcttggataataataataataataataataataataataataataataataataataatatcaaagccaCAATCCTacacagaagatgaagaagaagaagactcacTGATATAAACAAAACAAATTCACTACACTGAAATCGTCCGACAACATCAGGCCATATAAGTTTTTCCTCAATAGATATTTAGTCATTTCCTTTAATACCGGGAATTTGAGTTTAAGTGGGAGATTGGAAcgtgttttatttaatttgttttagtATTATTGTCATTCATAGATCGAATAGATAGTGAAGCAAATGTTTGAAATTGGTTTGTTAAGTTTTTAGTTAGTGTGAAAATTtagtatagaatatagaaaaatagagaagaTCTTGAATATATGTAGGTCTATGTATGTATTTgggtacatacatgtgtgtgtatataatatatgtaggcctatgtatgttttaggtacatacatgtgtgtgtatatatatatatatatatatatatatatatatatatatatatatatatatatatatatatatatatatataataatgaaaataacaacaacaataataataataataataataataataataataataataataataataataataataaaaataacaatagaaataataataatagtaataatattaataacaataataataataatgataataataataacaacaacaacaacaccaacaacaacaacaacaacagagctgATGATAACACATAAAAAATGAGGGagaattttgtgttttatttccaAAACAAAAGTATTACTAAGTTATGTGTGACCGGATATATGAGTATAtccttatactgtatataccaatTTTGGGGACTTTTTGTAGGTGTTAAAAAATCGTTTTTTTCCTGAATAACATAAAACTTTATTTGGTATTGTTTAGAATTCGAATTTATTTTCGTATTTGAGTtagtcatatatagatatatatatatatatatatatatatatatatatatatatatatatatatatatatatatatatatatgtatatatatatatatatttatatatatgtatgaatatatatatgtatcatttatttatatatacatatatatgtatatatatatatatatatatatatatgtatgtatatatatatatatatttatatatatgtatgaatatatatatgtatcatatatttatatatacatatatatgtatatatatatatatatatatatatatatatatatatatatatatatttatttataaatatatatatatatatatatatatacatatatataaatatgtatatatgtatgtatatatacatatatatatctatatatatacatatatatgtatatataaatatataatatatatatatattcatacatatatataattatatatatatatatatatatatatatatatatatatatttatatatatatgtatgaatatatatatatatatatatgtatatatatatcatatatttatatatacatatatatgtatatatatatatatatatatatatatatatatatatatctatatatatttatgtatatatatatgtataaatatacacatatatatgtatgtatatatatatatatatatatatatatatatatatatatatatatatatatatatatagatatatatccctttccgagtggggataccttaacgtggtgaaagggtttgtgtatcgccatgatcagcaaagctgtactagtcagggtcacctttactaggttggtttgctgcgaacgagcagactaaaatctcccaccatcaccaatccaaaatGCCTAGCTTGTTGATGAAAATGGACAAATCCCAGagatgaatattttcttattctatgtttgggttcccccaggtccctcagtgtgaggcacctcgtatatccaccagagagttgctaatgcatcttccggtgtattttgagagagagagagagagagagagagagagagagagagagagagagagagagagagagagagagagagagagaatataatagacatttgttttgttgttgttgttttttgttgttggtgttgttatatgtgcgtgtgaagagagagagagagagagagagagagagagagagagagagagagagagagagagagagagagagagagagagagagagaatataatagacatttgttttgttgttgttatactgtatgtgcgtgtgaagagagagagagagagagagagagagagagagagagagagagagagagagagagagagagagagagagagaaatcgaatcATAGACTTACGTTACCTTTAATCAAAAATCTCCTAAATTTCTCTTGATGAATGTCACCGTGACTCATTTCCGGTGAGATTAGGGGACCACCCCCCACCCCGTTGGGAGAGTGagcccccccccccgctctcccTTTTTCCTGTTGGGAGAGTTGCTTACACCTCTTACTTGACGCACAgacatttgtctgtgtgtgtgtgtttgtcggtCTGTTCTTCTAGGGTACGTTATAATacgtgtttttctataataataataataataataataataataataataatgggttatatatatatatatatatatatatatatatatatatatatacatatatatatatatatatatatatatatatatatatatatatatatatatatatatatatatatgaccaaaaatACTTTAGATACCTCGGAAAACTACGATACAATTTCTTATCTTTATGTTAACTTTACTCTTTTCAATCATATCGGTttcccgcagagagagagagagagagagagagagagagagagagagagagagagagagagagagagagagagagagggggggggtttatatCCATAATCCTCGTTCAAATAAAGATAAGAATTGTTGAGTTATTAAAGTTTGGGGCAAAGGAACTTGGAAAGGTACTTTGTTTACATATCAGAATGCCTTCGTACCTTCGCTCGTAAATTGTCGTATATCGACCCGTGATAAGTATCGTCGAAGTTATTAGCAAACAACTCAACGACCCATTGAAATGTTAGCGATATAACGTACTGGTATTCTCCAGAATTTTTAAAAATTCCTGGTAGACTTTGAACAGAAGTTGAACAATACAGACGTAAGCCTAAGTCCTCCAACATCAGATCTAGCACCCTTCTAGCACTGACGAAGGGCATCTCCGACGGTAATGTCCCTCCTTTGCATCCGGCCCGAGGCTCTCCCGCTGCAGTTGCGCAGAGAAACCACCGGAGTAATGAGCCCTTTAGCGCCGACAAACGATCAGATAGTCGTTCTACATCCCTTACTAAGCCTCGGTCTACGAGTCCCAGGTTCGTGTGATGTCCTTCGTGGCTCGAGGATATGGTTCATGAGCATCCTGAAGAAGGAGGCTTTTGGTTGGACTCGAACGGCGGTCCGGGAGAGAAGGCCCTCTACCACATCTTCAGCAGCATCTACAAGTGGGTGTACAACGTCGATACATATGTTCTCATCCTTTACTATGTAAGTACAGCTTCGACAGATGTATACATCTATTTAGCAATGGGCCTTCGTTTTCTGATGTCTGTAGGGAACCTACTTTGTCTATATATCCATTCTGTGTGTGCGATGCTTCGTATAAAACTGATATGTTGGGACCAGCGGTCATTTTTAAACTGGTTGAAATCTTTGGCTGTCAGATGGCCGCCATCTTTATGACGTCAtatgtaaacaaacagacgacattgAATATGAATCATATGATAGAACTATATGTTGGTATAGCTATTACTAAAAAAAAACACCAGGGGCACATTTAATGAGTTTGTGTACgaactgtatatacttatatatacatatgtatatgtacatgttatATTGTGCTTATATGTACATTTTTGTGTACATTACTAATGTCCCATTCCAGTTTAAGCACCTAATTCTCACGATCTATTCCAGTTCATCAACGGTGCCAAATTCGTCTACGAGAACCTAGTGTACTACGGCCTGGTGGTCCCCATTCCAGGCATAGAGGTTCACCTCGGGGTGATAGACAAGCTGGACAATGATAATCAGGACGATAACCATAATGGGAGGTCACTAGAGGAAGATCAAGATGTCAGTCTGCTGGAGATCATCAAGATGGTATGGGACGTCTTTGGATAAGCTAGGTTGCATACTCTTGGAGCTGAATTGGATCTTCAAGATGGTATGGGACGTCTTTGGATAGCTAGGTTGCATACTCTTGAAGCTGAATTGGATCTTCAAGATGGTATGGGACGTCTTTGGATAACTAGGTTGCATACTCTTGGAGCTGAATTGGATCTTCAAGATGGTATGGGACGTCTTTGGAGAGCTAAGTTGCATACTCTTGGAGCTGAATTGGATCTTCAAGATGGTAAGGGACGTCTTTGGAGAGCTAGGTTGCATAACTCTTGGAGCTGAATTGGATCTTCAAGATGGTATGGGACGTCTTTGGATAGCTAGGTTGCATACTCTTGGAGCTGAATTGGATCTTCAAGATGGTATGGGACGTCTTTGGATAGCTAGGTTGCATACTCTTGGAGCTGAATTGGATCTTCAAGATGGTATGGGACGTCTTTGGATAGCTAGATTGCATTCTCTTGGAGCTGAATTGGATCTTCAAGATGGTATGGGACGTCTTTGGATAGCTAGGTTGCATACTCTTGGAGCTGAATTGGATCTTCAAGATGGTATGGGACGTCTTTGGATAGCTAGATTGCATTCTCTTGGAGCTGAATTGGATCTTCAAGATGGTATGGGACGTCTTTGGATAGCTAGGTTGCATACTCTTGGAGCTGAATTGGATCTTCAAGATGGTATGGGACGTCTTTGGATAGCTAGATTGCATACTCTTGGAGCTGAATTGGATCTTCAAGATGGTATGGGACGTCTTTGGATAGCTAGATTGCATACTCCTGGAGCTGAATTAGACCTTTGCTTATGTCCACAGAAGATGAGGACAGGATAATACTCTGCTAgggaaaataaggataaaaatggaGCTGTTTGGATAGTTAAGAGTTTCAGTACACTTTTAATGACTCTTTGCTGATTATATAGAATCTTTTATTGTTGGACTGTTTGATTTTAGGAAAACTTgctaattttcctctttttttaagacCATTTTGGTTTGATTAAGTTTggtttttaatgttttaataaaatgtttagcaa encodes the following:
- the LOC137625757 gene encoding uncharacterized protein; translated protein: MVWDVFGELSCILLELNWIFKMVRDVFGELGCITLGAELDLQDGMGRLWIARLHTLGAELDLQDGMGRLWIARLHTLGAELDLQDGMGRLWIARLHSLGAELDLQDGMGRLWIARLHTLGAELDLQDGMGRLWIARLHSLGAELDLQDGMGRLWIARLHTLGAELDLQDGMGRLWIARLHTLGAELDLQDGMGRLWIARLHTPGAELDLCLCPQKMRTG